A portion of the Desulfovibrio oxyclinae DSM 11498 genome contains these proteins:
- a CDS encoding sigma-54-dependent transcriptional regulator, whose translation MSAKILVVDDDKAHLSMLETMLTGWGYAVVGVEDGADAIXKVKEAPFDAVLMDVRMARIGGIEALSQIKEYNPAIPVVIMTAYSSVDTAVEAMKLGAYDYLTKPLNFDELNMTLERSLDHMTLIKENQSLKERISEDSSLTDIIGNSKPMNELISMVKTVASTEATILISGESGTGKELFAKAIHANSNRKKASLVTVNCAALTDTLLESELFGHEKGAFTGADKKRDGRFMQANGGSIFLDEVGEIPMPMQAKLLRAIQEREIQRVGSDKVLKVDVRIIAATNRDLLVEVEKGNFREDLYYRLNVVNLWIPSLKERGEDTPLLATFFLKRFSEFNRKQLKGFTPMAMDVLVKYDWPGNVRELENAVERAVILSAGEYVSEKDLPSALTQHFENVSGSNGGQHHVGGKSLQEIEKVAIEETLTQTEGNKSEAAKLLGITRTTLDNKIKKYEIFIKK comes from the coding sequence ATGAGTGCCAAGATTTTAGTTGTAGACGATGACAAAGCACACCTATCAATGCTTGAAACGATGCTTACGGGGTGGGGGTATGCTGTTGTGGGCGTGGAAGATGGGGCAGACGCCATTGANAAGGTGAAGGAGGCTCCCTTTGACGCTGTTCTGATGGACGTCAGAATGGCAAGAATCGGTGGCATTGAAGCCCTGAGCCAGATCAAGGAATATAACCCGGCCATTCCGGTTGTGATCATGACCGCATACTCTTCCGTTGATACGGCTGTGGAGGCGATGAAGTTGGGGGCGTATGACTACCTGACCAAGCCCTTGAACTTTGATGAACTCAATATGACTTTGGAGCGTTCTCTGGACCACATGACGCTCATCAAGGAAAACCAGTCCCTCAAAGAGAGAATATCGGAAGACTCAAGCCTGACGGACATTATCGGCAACAGCAAGCCCATGAACGAGCTTATCAGTATGGTTAAGACTGTCGCATCGACTGAGGCCACGATCTTGATCTCCGGCGAGAGTGGCACCGGGAAGGAACTGTTTGCCAAAGCGATCCACGCAAACAGCAACCGGAAGAAGGCATCGCTTGTGACTGTCAATTGCGCTGCCCTGACTGACACTCTCTTAGAATCAGAACTCTTCGGCCATGAAAAAGGTGCGTTCACTGGAGCAGACAAGAAAAGGGATGGCCGTTTCATGCAAGCCAACGGTGGTTCCATATTCTTGGATGAGGTTGGTGAAATACCGATGCCAATGCAGGCAAAGTTGCTCCGGGCAATTCAAGAGCGAGAAATCCAACGAGTCGGCAGTGACAAAGTCTTGAAGGTTGATGTCCGAATCATCGCAGCAACCAACAGAGACCTCTTGGTTGAAGTCGAAAAAGGGAATTTCCGAGAAGACCTGTATTACAGGCTGAACGTGGTGAACCTCTGGATTCCGTCTTTGAAGGAGCGTGGAGAGGATACACCACTGTTGGCTACATTTTTCTTGAAGCGTTTCTCCGAGTTCAACAGAAAGCAGTTGAAGGGATTTACCCCCATGGCAATGGATGTGCTCGTGAAATATGATTGGCCCGGAAATGTCCGTGAACTGGAAAACGCAGTGGAAAGAGCAGTCATTCTTTCCGCTGGTGAATACGTGTCTGAAAAGGATTTGCCTTCAGCACTTACGCAGCATTTCGAAAATGTTAGTGGCTCCAATGGAGGCCAGCATCACGTAGGCGGCAAGTCGCTGCAAGAGATCGAAAAGGTTGCCATCGAAGAAACGCTGACACAGACGGAAGGCAATAAAAGCGAGGCGGCAAAGCTGCTGGGCATCACGCGCACGACGTTGGACAATAAGATCAAGAAGTATGAAATATTTATTAAGAAATAA